Below is a genomic region from Lampris incognitus isolate fLamInc1 chromosome 2, fLamInc1.hap2, whole genome shotgun sequence.
CTCTCTGGGTTTTCTGGAAGCTGCTGTCTCTCTCCACGTCTCACACTGGTCAGATCCTCAGACAGGATTAGAATTGGATCAGCAGTGTTTGGGTCCAGAATCACAGGAGTGTAGGAGACTATCTCCTTCATCTTGTTCCAGACTGTGAAGCTCAGGTTGCCCAGGTGTTTGGCCACGTCTATCAGTGCTCCTGAGACCAGCTGTGGAACATCTGGCAGTGTGCTCTGGGCTCTTTTCACTGTAGTCTTGTAGTTCTGCAGGAATGAGATGTCTTCAGATCCCAGTTCCTTCTCTATGGCTTCAACTGTGTCTGAGAGGCCTGCTATCTCTTTGTTAAGCGCCTCAATCTTCTCCTTCATCATCTGACActtctgctcctcttcctccctcactGCAGTAATCCTtgcttcttcttcctcttgtAGAAACTGGTGAAGTTTCTTAAACTCCTCTTTGATCTGCCTCTCTGTGTTCTGGGCCTGGACcttaatgtgttttgttttttggtcaaaGTTTCTTTTAGCTTCATCTAAATCCTTTAACTTCTCCTGTAAGGGCTTCAGTGATTTCTGGAGTTCCTCCCTGTGATCCACTGCAGCTTCACCGATGGGTCCGATTCTGTGGTCGGTGTGTATTTTTGAGTGTAGACAGACGACACACATTGGCTGCTGATGGTCCAGACAGAAGAGTTTGAGTTTCTCAGCATGCAGACTGCAGAGAGTCTCGGACTCTGCTGCAGCTCTGTGACTGCTGTCCTTTAAGAAGGTCTCACACAGGTTCTTTAACGCCAAACTACAAGGTGGTTCACTCTTAGAAGATCTTCTCTTACAAAGTGGACACTCCCGTAATGGTTTGTCTCGCCACCATTTCTGTAGACAGTCTTTACAGAAGCTGTGGCTACATGACAGCACTACAGGATCTTTAAAGATGTCATGACACAGAGGACAGGAGAGATCCTCTTCTGGAAGTGATGGGCGGGAAGCCATTTTCTCTCAGAGTGAATCTGAAGTTAAACTTGTTAGACCGGTCAAACACGAAACCAGACAGCTGTAGTACCACTCCCTCCTCTACAACGATCTGAAGGTTAGTTTCACTTTGAGTGGTGGTTCTTGTAAAGCTTCAGAAGAGGACCAGGTGTGCTCATATCCAGAGGAAAAATATCAGGGTGCAACACAGAAATCGCAAAACATAGAACACACGAGTGAGGTCTGCACCCCGAAATGCTCTTAATACTTATTCTATTCGGCAAAGTTTCGAACATTTCAGTGTACAGACCTCACTCCTTGGTTCATTCCCGTCCAGTGAGTCCAGTCAGCAGCAGGTGTCAGTCCCAGCCTGGTCCAGTATTCCCTCCTGTAGCTGTGGACAGACAGGCTGTCTCCCTCAGTGGAAGTGGGGGGTTTGGTCTGTAGGTGAATCTTGTCGtctgtctctcagtgtgtgtgtgtgcttcaccaGTGAGGAGAGGAAGAATGACGACACCTGTTTCCTGGTTTTACCTTTTTGGTGAGTCGAGAGGGGCGGAGctttccacatgtatgggaggagccatgtggtagtctgcagccctccccggatcagcagaggaggtggagcagagaccgggacggctcggaagagtgaggtaattggccgagaggggaaaaaaacctaaaaacaaataaaataagaaCAAAGGGAAGACAGCAATTTCTTaatcaaaacaataaaaaaataagttagagtactaataaagagtataaaacacaaatatcaaacatcagtaaaagctttcatgaaaaGTTTAAGATATAAATTAACAGGGCTCTAACTCActatgaatcaggaatcaggaacagttttGTTATTTCgtctcatgtacttgcgtacatgaaataagaggaaatatggtttccccagcccgcagcagtgcaacacaatgcaGACAAAACCCCACATACAGAAATGATAGAACACataaaactagaacacatattccAAACTAAACATACATATGAATCCCGGGGTAACCCAAGCCTGACTCCTCCTAATAATTGTATAACTCTATAAATACATGGAAACCAGTTAAAAAGCAAGAGGTTAAAATGTGTGGCCAttcaaataaattaataaatgagGTCATCAGTTTTATGTCAGTGCTAGTTTAAAATAGCTGGGAGGTGTAGTATTTGTAGGGGTATCAGGAACCCAGCAATATAACATGGCGCTGAGTGAACGGCTCGCCAGCAACCCTTATGGCTATTGGTTGATAAGGTCACGTGGGCAGGTATCGCGACATGTGATTGGCTGGGGaggggaaagaggagaagagaaaaagaCGCGAGGGAGCGGAGGTGGACGAGAGAGCTGCTCAAACTGACGGGCTGCCTACAGTAGAAGGTACATTTAGGTAGCCGAAACTTAGATGTTGTGTGTCGTTAATGTCtataggaagtgtgtgtgtgagtaagggaCTACGGACGTGTCGTACACTTGtaccgcgtgtgtgtgtttgttggtccAAGTATCGGAATGTCGTTGGCTTAGCACGGAGCTAATAACATAGCTTACTGCTAGTTCACGTTGCGTTTGCTAGCTAACACAAACGCGCGCATACGGTGTCATATACGGTAATACGTGTGAGCTTATAATGTAGTATTTACGGGTTGGCGTCCCGGCCGTGTCGACGGTCTCCCGGACCGCCCCCCGGATTCGCTCCGCAGTTTGGAGCAGCCATCTTGTGTGGGAGGTTCCGGGGAGTTGTCCGCTCACCCGTTTTGTGCCCTTCGGGACTGTGAGTCCAGTAAAGGCTTATTAGCGAGGAAGGACAGCTCAGCACCACCTGCTCACAGGCCCGCAGCGTGTTTGTTTCATGTTTGAACCCCGCCGCCATTTTCTGTGTGTAACCCTGTTGAAATGGATTCGTTATTATGAGATATCATTTTGAATAAATAGTTTCATAGTTTAATTAATAGAATTTACGGTTTTAATGTTTATATTCATTGACCAGCAAAGAAGTTATGAGTTTGCTCAGTGAGAGGAATGCATATTgggtaatgttcatgttttactgaATACAGCATTTAAAAATGTTGaatatttgttgtgtaataatatatgtgaaaatgctttaaaattGCCTGTAAGAGtaggaagaaagaggtacacaaatgttttgtgaatttagtttatttctgaaactccggtgaatgagccaatcacattggaggtcaaagggcaaggaagtgggtggaggagagaaacAGGAAGATAGTGTATGAGAcgagggagtggagagagagagacgaacgaGTAAGACGTGAGAAGCGTGTTGTCTGCTGGAAAGGGAAACACGAAATGTTATGTTAATGTGGACACCATttttagtgaaagtgttcaaccaggactcttatacTAAACTGTAATGGTGATggttctgtccgttttgagtgaactactccgcacaagaagacagaaagaagtttaagttagctgctgacttagtggctagtgcttttgcatggacttcgctaacaagctagcgacctcgactagtaaagcctgtgtggaactgcgaaacGGACCGCGAACAAAGACCCCGACGGAGCCGGATAGCGTTGCCGAGTGGTGGACTTTGCCGAGATCGTCAGCTGCGTGAATCTTCTCTTCATCGGGAATCTGCTTGTCATATCTCCTCCTGCTGTcgacgccttggaccttgtgtatTTGAGGCTACACGCCGTTGAGTAAAGGtaccgttcttttgttttttttttgcctgcgtggtgtagcagccattttgtttttgcctgcgtggcgaagcagccattttgtttttgcttgcgtggtgaagcagccattttgttttttgcctgcgtggtgaagcagccattttgtttttcattgcgtggtgaagcagccattttgtttttttgcctgcgtggtgaagcagccattttgttttttgcctgcgtggtgaagcagccattttgtttaaggCTACAACGTTCACAAGCTACACTCAGGCCTGCATCATTTGAACTGGGTAGGTGAAAGTAGGCTAGGTTATTGCCGGCTGTTTTCTTTTCTTGGGCCCTTATGTTTTCAATGTTTATGTGAATGCATTTGACTGggagatttcaaaagatatttgaaaacgaagcatttaaacacggaacaatattttctaagtaaatattttCTACTTTTTTATAACACAGTTGTGGTGAATgactacttttgatattttaagttaattaagaaaaagagtattttctgtttaaaagtggaagagtgtttaagggttacaagtaattctagatattttaatttaattctaaAGTGTACGAATTAATGCTTAAATAGTGATTTTGGATGAAAGAATATTGCATATAGCCTAGTAAGTAGtaattacacacatacaagttaaacactgatatgtttattagtgaaaccCCACTTATTTGATAGATTGGATAGATGTTTTAAAGAACTCAGGATAGCCACCTCTCACTATAGCCAAACAGCGGACACTCCTGTATTAGTTTCTCTCGCCACCATTTCTGTAGACAGTCTTTACAGAAGCTGTGGCTACATGACAGCATGACAGGATCTTTAAAGATGTCATGACACACAGGACAGGAGAGATCCTGAATGCaggaacttggttatgaatattgcaagagtcaagaatttctatgttaaaactatacaatcactcagtgcgctatgccagtgctgtctgtccttttgtttggtttggtttgtacTTTTGTTGGCACGAaaattaatgagttgtgcattttgatttccatgtaagtttagtatgctatgcaacgcatgaggttagccaggagaaacattgtttgctagctcatgcacgagagagctagaccatctccgctggagacttgtatgcagtcgcgttgcatcagaaatctcatggattgttgttttatttgtgaatgcaggcaataaaagccactgttaggaacccctggtctggatctctatcacgaacacctgcacgaGTGAGGGTCATTACATCTGCACCCTTTGCATTgtgtttgtgcactgcctgttgacacctctgtcctatcggacttgaacctagttttgtgGCACTTAGTTGCCTTgcggcctcctgactagatccttgcttgtgttgtattactgTCGGATGTACgggactttggataaaagcgtctgctaaatgaaattgtaaattggtaGTCCAGAACAGTGGCTCCCCTCTCTGGTCCTAACAGAACCCAGTACGGTGGTTTCTCTTCTGTCTAGTCTCGCTCCCCGGACCCTACTCCAcagtatgtatttatagtgtgcaGTGTTACTGAAATCTTACTATAAAGTGTACCTGTCCTGTCAGTCCAAGCTGAAGATTTTCAGATCATATAGCTTGCATAGGCTCTAATCTAGTGGACAGTGATGGCAACAAACCATCAAGATAATTATCAACACTAATtaagtacattttttttttagaaatgatCAAAAAAAACCTCCAGATTATAACACCATCTTATTTTTTCATCTTGTTTTATTATAACAACTGttgaaaatcaccaagcaaacaaTACTATTACCGAAGTTATGAGTTAAATTGGAGACGAGGAGAGGTAAAGACGTGAACCACATCAGTCGGAAACCGGATTTGTTTGAATCAATGGTGTGTACATCCACCACAAGAGTGACTACAGTAAAATCCTGCAGCAGGAGGTGAGTCCTACCTCACATTTGTGAACAGGACGGGGTGAGTTATGTTGGTGTTAGTCTGTGACTTAGTCAGAATACTAGTCTGGGATCCGGATCATTTTAGAGAGGAAGACTGGTGTGTGAGGTGTAAAGACACTACATGTACACACAGTTCAGCCAAATGACTGGTTGGAAACACACGAGGTCAATGTTTTAGGAATTACTAACAGTTTGTAGAAACATGGATCAATATACACTGATATAATAACAGCAGTATACATGTGATTATTTTACCctatacagtaataataatatatacttatatactatagatatatatttatatacttaatacacacacacacacatatatatatatatatattcacacacaaaTTGTTACATCACTTCAAGTCCGTTTTCACCATCATAATCTCTATTTCTATTGTTCCAGTTTTACGAAGACCTTCACTGGTAACACCTTCATACAGTCTGCATCCCAAGGATCTATAACTGGAAACAGCCTTTTAGTAaaagtgtgtgtgaaggtgtgtatgtgtgtgttggtttctgGATCAGAGAATGACAGAGTTCCTCTGTTGCAGTCCAGCTTCACTCTGATCCTCTGAGGCTTCACTCTCACTGAGAGAATAGTGGCTGGTCCTGATGGAGGTAATGCTAAGTATTCACCTAAATAGAACCATATCCTCCATACTCTGCCTCTTCTGTGTGTCTTCCTCTGGACATACTCTTCCATCACACCCAGTGCCCAGTTTGAACTTTCTCCAACCTCAACATCCCAGCTGTGAGTTCCTGAATTAAAACCCTCAGAGCCCAGGACAGAGTTCCCATTAAACCTCTCTGGGTTTTCTGGAAGCTGTTGTTTCTCGCCACGTCTCACACTGGTCAGATCCTCAGACAGGATTAGATTTGGATGAGCAGTGTTTGGGTC
It encodes:
- the LOC130107111 gene encoding E3 ubiquitin-protein ligase TRIM39-like encodes the protein MASRPSLPEEDLSCPLCHDIFKDPVVLSCSHSFCKDCLQKWWRDKPLRECPLCKRRSSKSEPPCSLALKNLCETFLKDSSHRAAAESETLCSLHAEKLKLFCLDHQQPMCVVCLHSKIHTDHRIGPIGEAAVDHREELQKSLKPLQEKLKDLDEAKRNFDQKTKHIKVQAQNTERQIKEEFKKLHQFLQEEEEARITAVREEEEQKCQMMKEKIEALNKEIAGLSDTVEAIEKELGSEDISFLQNYKTTVKRAQSTLPDVPQLVSGALIDVAKHLGNLSFTVWNKMKEIVSYTPVILDPNTADPILILSEDLTSVRRGERQQLPENPERFNRYSVLGSEGFNSGTHCWDVEVGESSGWALGVMEEYVQRKTDERRRAWRIWFFLGKYSAVSPSRKDTVLTVRLKPQWIRVKLDWNRGTLSFSDPDTNTRIHTFTHTFTERLFPVIDPWDADFIKVLPGKVFVKLEQ